In Clostridium sp. JN-1, one genomic interval encodes:
- the ftsX gene encoding permease-like cell division protein FtsX, whose amino-acid sequence MRISTFKFFVSEALKSLKRNKTISIASAATVAATLLMLGIFLLAVLNVKQGILQVESKVEVKIFLKDNITMTQQKDLEDKIKSVNGVVEVKYESKAEAMQKFKDQLGKQNKGLVEGLDKDNPMPNSYIVKVKTPEAVSEVVKRIDGMGGIESIKDGREIVDKLISIIKTVKWIGSIVFIILAGISLFLIGNTIRLTVYSRRREIGIMKYIGATDWFIRWPFIIEGIIIGIAGGIVSDVVLFYLYRLIYTKVASGLIIMNLISPACVITVMLLLFVVVGAIIGSIGSIVSMRKFLAV is encoded by the coding sequence ATGAGGATTAGTACATTTAAATTTTTTGTATCTGAAGCATTAAAAAGTTTGAAGAGAAATAAAACTATAAGTATTGCATCTGCAGCAACAGTTGCAGCAACTCTCCTTATGCTTGGAATATTTTTGCTTGCAGTATTAAATGTAAAGCAGGGAATATTACAAGTTGAATCTAAGGTTGAGGTAAAGATATTTCTAAAGGATAATATAACTATGACTCAGCAGAAAGATTTAGAGGATAAGATAAAGTCAGTAAATGGAGTAGTTGAGGTAAAGTATGAAAGTAAAGCCGAGGCAATGCAGAAATTCAAAGATCAGCTTGGAAAACAAAATAAAGGGCTGGTTGAAGGGTTAGATAAGGACAATCCTATGCCTAATTCTTATATAGTTAAGGTTAAAACGCCTGAAGCAGTTTCAGAAGTAGTAAAAAGAATAGATGGAATGGGTGGAATAGAGAGCATTAAAGATGGAAGAGAGATAGTTGATAAACTTATATCAATAATCAAGACTGTAAAATGGATAGGAAGTATCGTATTTATAATTTTAGCTGGTATTTCACTATTCTTAATAGGAAATACTATAAGACTTACAGTTTATTCAAGAAGAAGAGAAATAGGTATAATGAAATACATAGGAGCTACAGATTGGTTTATAAGATGGCCTTTTATAATAGAGGGTATAATTATAGGAATAGCAGGTGGAATAGTTTCAGATGTAGTACTTTTTTATCTGTATAGATTAATTTACACTAAGGTTGCTTCTGGACTTATAATAATGAACTTGATAAGCCCAGCTTGTGTAATAACTGTTATGCTATTGTTATTCGTTGTTGTAGGTGCTATTATTGGGTCAATTGGAAGTATTGTATCAATGAGAAAGTTCCTTGCAGTGTAA
- the ftsE gene encoding cell division ATP-binding protein FtsE, with protein sequence MIQFKNVSKIYNNNIFALSNLNLEIKQGEFVFLVGPSGAGKSSFVKVLLKEIQPTSGQLIVNNMDITNLNRKEVPYYRRKLGVVFQDFRLISTLNVYENVAFAMRVVQAPVKEIRKKVPVVLSLVGLANKYKAFPNELSGGEQQRVSLARAIVNNPSILIADEPTGNLDPETAMGIVETMNDINKAGTTVVMATHAKEIVDMMRKRVIALEKGVIIRDEQGGVYGYED encoded by the coding sequence TTTGAATTTGGAAATAAAGCAGGGCGAATTTGTATTTTTAGTTGGACCAAGTGGAGCTGGTAAATCTAGTTTTGTTAAAGTACTTTTAAAGGAGATTCAACCAACTAGCGGACAATTGATAGTTAATAATATGGATATAACAAATTTAAATAGAAAAGAAGTACCATATTACAGAAGAAAACTAGGAGTTGTTTTTCAAGATTTTAGATTAATTTCTACATTAAATGTTTATGAAAATGTAGCTTTTGCAATGAGAGTAGTACAAGCTCCTGTAAAGGAAATAAGAAAAAAGGTTCCAGTAGTTTTATCACTTGTTGGTCTAGCAAATAAATATAAAGCTTTTCCAAATGAGCTATCTGGAGGAGAACAGCAGAGGGTTTCACTTGCTAGGGCTATTGTAAATAATCCTTCTATATTAATTGCAGATGAGCCTACTGGTAATTTAGATCCTGAAACAGCTATGGGAATAGTCGAAACGATGAATGATATAAATAAGGCAGGAACAACAGTTGTTATGGCTACACATGCCAAAGAAATTGTCGATATGATGAGAAAAAGGGTAATAGCATTGGAAAAAGGAGTTATTATAAGAGACGAACAAGGAGGTGTTTACGGATATGAGGATTAG